Part of the Candidatus Brocadia sinica JPN1 genome, CATTGGTCAACAGAATACGATTTTCTTTCTGGGCTATTTTAAAAATACTCATATCGTCCAGATATGGATTTTCGTCAGGTATCCAAATTATATCATATCCCAGCGTTTTCAGTTCATCCACAATCAATTTCTCTATGTTTACATCTGCCAGGAATTTCAAATAAGTTCCCATTAAATGCCCTGTTCAAGATGCTTTCCTTTAATTCCGTGCCTTAACTTTCCATATTTTTAATTATTTCATCACCAAACTCTGAACATTTCACCAATTTAGCGTCTTCCATCTGGCGTTCGAGGTCGTAGGTCACGGTCTTCTGTCGAATGGTCTTTTCCAGTGCCTTAACAATCATATTGGCTACCGTGTCCCATCCCAGATGTTCAAACATCATAACCCCTGATAAAATAACGGATCCCGGGTTGACCTTATCCTGCCCTGCATATTTCGGAGCGGTGCCGTGGGTGGCTTCGAAGATAGCGGCCTTATCCCCGATGTTAGCTCCGGGGGCCATACCTAAACCCCCTACCTGTGCGGCGCAGGCGTCGGAGATGTAATCACCATTGAGATTCGGCGTAGCGATAACGTCATACTCTTCCGGCCTCAGAAGCACCTGCTGAAACATGGCATCGGCAATCCTGTCTTTTATAACAATTTTCCCTTTCGGCACGACTCCGCCATGCTTTTTCTGAACGTCTTCCTCTGTTATTGTAACCTTTGAAAATTCCTCTTTGGCCACCTCATAACCCCATTCACGAAAGGCACCCTCTGTGAACTTCATGATGTTACCTTTATGCATAAGGGTCACACTTTTTAGTCCCTTATCAATTGCGTACTGTATGGCTCGTCTCACCAGCCTTTTTGAACCGGTTGCACTCATTGGTTTTATACCAATGCCAGAATCCTTTCGGATCTTTTTCCCCAGTTCCTTTTCCAGGAATGTGATAAGTTTCTTTGCCTCGGGAGAGCCTTTTTTATACTCAATCCCCGCATACACATCTTCCGTATTCTCCCGGAAAATCACAACATTCAATTTCTCAGGCAACTTTACGGGACTGGGTACGCCTTCAAAATAACGCACAGGACGAACACAGGCATATAAATCAAGCTCTTGTCTCAGAGTCACATTAAGGCTTCTGATACCTCCCCCGACTGGTGTGGTAAGCGGCCCCTTGATAGCTACTTTATATTTTTTAATGGTATTGAGGGTATCTTTGGGAAGCCATTCACCATACTCCTTAAAGGCAAGTTCACCCGCAAAGATTTCCTGCCAATAAATGCGCTTTTTGTTCCTATAAGCCTTGCTTACTGCGGCATCAAATACCCGAACGGATGCATTCCAGATATCCGGACCCGTGCCGTCCCCCTTTATAAATGGAATAACAGGATTATTTGGCACAACCAACCGGTTCTTTTCTATTTGTATTGCTGTACCACTATCTGAATTATTTTTCTTTTTAGGCAACGTCTTTCCTCCTTTTGTGCTTCACTATTAATGATACTAAAGACAGTCATAATTTTCTGTCATTACCACTATACGCTGAAAATAGCAAAATGCTTGCACAATAGCAATGGGAAAATATACAAGAAATAAGCAAGATGTATTCAAAAAAATACCATCGTTGTACGCCAGGGATAATCACAGAACTGCGCTAATGTAACGTCAGGGATTTTTTAAGATTCGTTGAAGTGCAAGGATCAATTTACACACATCGGCCACTCTTGATAGAGGAGATACTACGATGCATCCCTTCTAAAAAGAGGGGGCAATGGGATGTGTAAAAAGTTTTTTGCAGCGAAAAGTTACCGAAGAACTAATGTGTTTTTATTCTTTTTGAGATCCTTACCAGTAAGTCTTGCGCCTCCTGGTCGTTGGGATTGAGCGCAATGGCATTGTTTACTAATTTCTCTGCAAGTTCATATTGATGCAGGTTATTATACGCATTACCAAGCATCTTGTACGCTGAGATTGATTTTTCGTCGATCTTAATAGCCCGTTCACATTCGTAAATGACTTTTTCCCAATTCTCATTTTTTGAATAGAGATTAGCTAAGAGTAAATGAATATTTGCATATTTCTGATTCGGATATGTCTTATCAAACGTTTGAAGAATCTGTTTGGCTTCATCATACTGGCCATTCTCAACAAAGGTATCAGCCAAATTATACGTATAAATAGGATTATCCGGCTGCAAAGATAGCGCCTTCTGAAATGACCGAATAGCATTGTCGAATTGTTTTTCCCTTTTATAAATTACACCAAGATTGTTATGGTGATCTGCTACAGAGGGATTAAGGCCGATGAGCCTTTTATAATAAAGTATTGATTCCTCATACTTTTCTAAAGACAGATACAGTTTTGTTAAATTTTCCACATAAATGGGATCTTTCGGGTCGATTTCTATTGCCTTTTTGAACGCATTCACTGCTTCTTCGTGCAAACCCTTTCTGCTAAGTACAGCCCCAAGGTTATTGTAGTAACCAGGTTCTGCAGGGTTAAGCTGGACGGTCTTCCTTGCAAAGATGAGGGCATTTTCCAAATCTCCCTTCTTTAAGTACGCATTGGCTAAGCGGTCAACATGATTCAAGTCATCAGGCCGAATGAGATATGCCTGGCGAAGTTCTCCAATCGCTTGATCCAAACTCCCTTTATTAATATATAGAGAAGCAAGATTGCTATGGAAAGGGGCTTGAAAAGGATCCGACTCAATTGCCCTTTTATAACAGGCAATGGCTGTATCTATTGTGTTCCTGTTAAAGTGTTCAGCCAAAAATTGATGAATCATACCGAGGTGAAAAAAACCCATGTAGTGCTGTGGTATCAGCCTCAAGGTATTGTTTGCCTCTATGTATGCCTTTTGTAGCCATATCTCGTCTTTGGTCTTAAATGCAAGTTGTATATATGTCCTGCAAAGTTCGTCACGGTAAAAGGTCTCATATGGATTTAGGATCACTGCGTGCTTTATAAAATATAGGCCCTTTTCTGTCACGGTTTGCAAGTTTTCCTTTTCGTACTCCAATATCCTTCTTCCGTATTCGAAGTAGGCATCTGCCTTACAAAACCGAAGGACAAAGATGGTAACAAATCCTATTGCCGTTAGTGTAATCCCACAACTTAGCCATCTATAAAAAATACGAAGTGGTGAAGTTGAGAGATTAGGAGCTTGGGTATGTCCCGTCTTTCCATCTTCATAACTTCTCAACTTCACAATTTCACAACTTTTTTTAGTTCTCAAGCCACTCTCATTCGCCGTCAATCCTCCTTCTGTTTCGTTTATTTTTACAATAGAAATACATAATGCCATCATCACCCAGAAAAGCGTCACTATGGGTGTATTGCCAAAACTAAATTCATTTTGGGTAAGGTAACATACGATTCCAGCCAGGATCCCCAACATGAGCAATTTATTTTGACTACTCAACTGCTTATAATTTTTACCAACATACACACCAAAGGCAATGAGCAGCCAGATATACGTGCTAAGGCCAAAGATACCACGAGTAACAGTTGTATCGAGGATATCATTATGAATTCTGTCTTGCCTGGGAAAGTGAAAACAACCATCGCTTTCTTGTACAGAAAATACCGTTGCTAGATTTTTCTGATAAACAATGCCAATGGTATCAGGACCTATGCCTAACATGGGGTAATCCTTAATAATCCTTATTGCCGTCAAATACTGAAATATGCGGGAAAAAGAGGAACCGGTAACAGAAAATTTATTGGCAATCCATGGCCTTTTGTGGATTTGGTTTTTGTCAGGAATTAAATTTTCAGTTGAAGATTCAGTTGATTGTACATCACCAACAAAATGTTTGATAACCGAAGTTTCGTGCCTTACATTAAAGAATATCCCGATAAGAACAAATGAAATAACCAGAAATACAAATTTATACCTTTCTATAGCCTGTTTTTTGAAAAGTAAAAAGAGAAGTGGAATTAAGCCTCCAAGGAGCGCCACAAAACATGCGCGGGTATTTGTGAGCCAGAATGCAGTATAAATGATCGATGACAATACAAAAAAAATCCAAGGGATACACCATTTACCCATAAAAACATCTTTTCTTAATAAATACTCATCCTCCCTTTTCGAAGAGAGGGACAAAGGGAGGGGAACACGGTTGCTGCTTGCCATACGAGAGAGTTTCTTCAAAACCACTTTTTTCTGTTGCAAGGGCTTGCTAAAAAATAAAATAATGGCCAATGGTAAAGTCATCACCAGATAGGCAGAAAAGAATACAGGATTTCCAAAAGTAGAGAATACGCGTCTTGCCTCAAAGCTGCTCCATTTAAAAAAATCAAATCCAAGATATTGAGCAATCCCGTAACATGATGAAATTATAGCGCCAGCAAGGATGGATATGATAAGCAAATAAAGTCTTTTTTTTGTAGTTGTAAAATTAACCGTGGCGTAAAAGACAAAAATATAACATAACGTGGCAGTTAAACCCTCAAATCGTTTATAAGTGCCGAAAAGGCTCATAATGGGGTTTATAGATACGGCGGATGAAATGATAAAGACGAATATGTAAGCAAGGATGGGTATATCTATTGCCGTATGCGAGAATTTAAAATTATGGTTAAAGGCCAGTATAATTGTCCATATAACCAAAATTGCAATCGTTAATAAATATAAGGCCGTTACCTTGCTAAGGTCAAAGACGCTGTAAAGACGTATGTCAAACCAAAGAGGAACAAAGATAACCGTAGCCATCAATAAGCCTACGAGTATTTTATCACAATAGGTGGTTATATTTTTCAGAATGGGTTTCATTTACTTTATAAATTTCAAAATGCCAATAATTGATACACCCTGTCCTATAAGAAATATAA contains:
- the icd gene encoding isocitrate dehydrogenase (NADP(+)), encoding MPKKKNNSDSGTAIQIEKNRLVVPNNPVIPFIKGDGTGPDIWNASVRVFDAAVSKAYRNKKRIYWQEIFAGELAFKEYGEWLPKDTLNTIKKYKVAIKGPLTTPVGGGIRSLNVTLRQELDLYACVRPVRYFEGVPSPVKLPEKLNVVIFRENTEDVYAGIEYKKGSPEAKKLITFLEKELGKKIRKDSGIGIKPMSATGSKRLVRRAIQYAIDKGLKSVTLMHKGNIMKFTEGAFREWGYEVAKEEFSKVTITEEDVQKKHGGVVPKGKIVIKDRIADAMFQQVLLRPEEYDVIATPNLNGDYISDACAAQVGGLGMAPGANIGDKAAIFEATHGTAPKYAGQDKVNPGSVILSGVMMFEHLGWDTVANMIVKALEKTIRQKTVTYDLERQMEDAKLVKCSEFGDEIIKNMES
- a CDS encoding tetratricopeptide repeat protein, with translation MKPILKNITTYCDKILVGLLMATVIFVPLWFDIRLYSVFDLSKVTALYLLTIAILVIWTIILAFNHNFKFSHTAIDIPILAYIFVFIISSAVSINPIMSLFGTYKRFEGLTATLCYIFVFYATVNFTTTKKRLYLLIISILAGAIISSCYGIAQYLGFDFFKWSSFEARRVFSTFGNPVFFSAYLVMTLPLAIILFFSKPLQQKKVVLKKLSRMASSNRVPLPLSLSSKREDEYLLRKDVFMGKWCIPWIFFVLSSIIYTAFWLTNTRACFVALLGGLIPLLFLLFKKQAIERYKFVFLVISFVLIGIFFNVRHETSVIKHFVGDVQSTESSTENLIPDKNQIHKRPWIANKFSVTGSSFSRIFQYLTAIRIIKDYPMLGIGPDTIGIVYQKNLATVFSVQESDGCFHFPRQDRIHNDILDTTVTRGIFGLSTYIWLLIAFGVYVGKNYKQLSSQNKLLMLGILAGIVCYLTQNEFSFGNTPIVTLFWVMMALCISIVKINETEGGLTANESGLRTKKSCEIVKLRSYEDGKTGHTQAPNLSTSPLRIFYRWLSCGITLTAIGFVTIFVLRFCKADAYFEYGRRILEYEKENLQTVTEKGLYFIKHAVILNPYETFYRDELCRTYIQLAFKTKDEIWLQKAYIEANNTLRLIPQHYMGFFHLGMIHQFLAEHFNRNTIDTAIACYKRAIESDPFQAPFHSNLASLYINKGSLDQAIGELRQAYLIRPDDLNHVDRLANAYLKKGDLENALIFARKTVQLNPAEPGYYNNLGAVLSRKGLHEEAVNAFKKAIEIDPKDPIYVENLTKLYLSLEKYEESILYYKRLIGLNPSVADHHNNLGVIYKREKQFDNAIRSFQKALSLQPDNPIYTYNLADTFVENGQYDEAKQILQTFDKTYPNQKYANIHLLLANLYSKNENWEKVIYECERAIKIDEKSISAYKMLGNAYNNLHQYELAEKLVNNAIALNPNDQEAQDLLVRISKRIKTH